The Serratia nematodiphila DZ0503SBS1 sequence CATCCGGTAAAGGGGCCGATGATTGTCGCTGCGGCGCGGCCGGCTGCCCTAGCGGCGGCGGCGCGTCCTGAAACTGCGGCGGCTGTGGCGATGCGGCCTGCTGCGGCTGCGCCATCGGCGCCGGCGCGGTCTGCACCAACGCCACCGGCTCCGGGATCACCGCTTTCGGGTGAAACGCCAGCGCGCGCAGCAGGGTCATCTCAACCCCCATGCGGCGATCCGGCGCATAGGCCAACTCTTTGCGGCCCACCAACAGCGTCTGGTAGTAAAGTTGCACATCGGCCGGCGGCAGGGTGCGCGCCAGCTCGCGCAGCCGTTGCTCCACGGCAGCGTAGTGGTTGTCGAGCATCGAAGGCAACAGCTGCACCATCGCAATGCGATGCAGCAGCGCCAGCGTCTCCACCAGCAAGTTTTCCCAGTCCACGCCGCGCGAAGCGGCCTGCGCGACCTGCGCCATCACCTTTTCGCCGTCGGCGCTGACCAGCGCTTCGAGGATCGCCAGCGGCTGCTCGTCATCGAGCGTGCCGAGCATCTGGCTGACGGTAGCGGCGGTCACCTGCCCCTGCCCCATGGCGATCGCCTGATCGGTCAGGCTCAGCGCGTCGCGCATGCTGCCGTCGGCGGCGCGCGCCAGCAGCTGCAGCGCACGGGCGTCGCTGGTGATCTGCTCCGCCGTCAGCACCGTTTCCAGCTGCTGACGGATCTGATCGACGTCCAGCGCTTTGAGGTGGAACTGCAGACAGCGCGAGAGAATGGTCACCGGCAGCTTTTGCGGATCGGTGGTGGCCAACAGGAATTTGACGTGCGGCGGCGGCTCTTCCAGCGTCTTCAGCAACGCGTTGAAGCTGTGGCGCGAGAGCATGTGCACTTCGTCGATCAGGTAGACCTTGAAGCGGCCGCGCGCCGGCGCGTACTGGACGTTGTCCAGCAGATCGCGGGTATCTTCCACCTTGGTTCGGGAAGCGGCGTCGATCTCGATCAGATCGACAAAGCGCCCCTGCTCGATCTCGCGGCAGTTGTCGCATTGGCCACATGGCGTGGCGGTGATGCCGGTTTCACAGTTCAGGCCTTTGGCCAGCAAGCGGGCGATGGTGGTTTTCCCCACGCCGCGCGTGCCCGAGAACAGATAGGCGTGATGGATCCGCCCCAGTGAGAGGCCGTTGGCCAGCGCGGTCAGGACATGTTCCTGGCCGACCACGTCTGCGAACGTTTGAGGGCGCCACTTACGGGCGAGAACCTGATAGCTCATTAATACCGGAGAAGTCGAGGAATCTGGAGGGTCATGCTAACACAGCCCCGCGGCGATCCGCGAGGCCGTTGTGCCCAAGGGGCAATGCCGCATCAATGGCCGGCGAAGTCCACCAGGCAGTAGCAATCGATGCCCAGCTTGTTCAGACGCGCTTCCCCGCCCAGATCCGGCAGGTTGATGATGAACGCGGCGTCGTTCACTTCACCGCCCAGACGGCGGATCAGTTTGGTGGTCGCTTCGATGGTGCCGCCGGTCGCCAGCAGATCGTCCACCACCAGCACTTTGTCACCCGCGGTGATGGCATCGGTGTGGATCTCCAGCTTGTCGGTGCCGTACTCCAGCTCATAGCTTTCGCTGAGCGTGGCGCGCGGCAGTTTGCCCGGTTTGCGCACCGGCACGAAACCGACGCCCAGCGCCA is a genomic window containing:
- the dnaX gene encoding DNA polymerase III subunit gamma/tau translates to MSYQVLARKWRPQTFADVVGQEHVLTALANGLSLGRIHHAYLFSGTRGVGKTTIARLLAKGLNCETGITATPCGQCDNCREIEQGRFVDLIEIDAASRTKVEDTRDLLDNVQYAPARGRFKVYLIDEVHMLSRHSFNALLKTLEEPPPHVKFLLATTDPQKLPVTILSRCLQFHLKALDVDQIRQQLETVLTAEQITSDARALQLLARAADGSMRDALSLTDQAIAMGQGQVTAATVSQMLGTLDDEQPLAILEALVSADGEKVMAQVAQAASRGVDWENLLVETLALLHRIAMVQLLPSMLDNHYAAVEQRLRELARTLPPADVQLYYQTLLVGRKELAYAPDRRMGVEMTLLRALAFHPKAVIPEPVALVQTAPAPMAQPQQAASPQPPQFQDAPPPLGQPAAPQRQSSAPLPDATAQLLKARSQLQRQQGASTPKKNEPAAPGIARPANSALGRLASVTERSQQRLAEKKVPEKPAKPEAYRWRAQTEPEAAPEPLATPKALRTALEHEKTPELAAKLVVESLERDAWAAEIDKLKIPKLVQQLALNAFKQQPEPGKINLHLRSSQRHLNSPSAQKTLADALGELYGGPIELTVVEDDNPAGRTPLEWRQAIYEEKLAQARQSIEADTNIQTLRRFFDADLDEESIRPL
- the apt gene encoding adenine phosphoribosyltransferase, coding for MTATAQQLQFIKDSIKTIPDYPKPGILFRDVTSLLENPLAYAASIELLVERYREAGVTKVVGTEARGFLFGAPVALALGVGFVPVRKPGKLPRATLSESYELEYGTDKLEIHTDAITAGDKVLVVDDLLATGGTIEATTKLIRRLGGEVNDAAFIINLPDLGGEARLNKLGIDCYCLVDFAGH